The proteins below are encoded in one region of Winogradskyella helgolandensis:
- a CDS encoding tetratricopeptide repeat protein, protein MQQRFFIILFIFISFYGFAQNSEEQAEIYYKKAEFKKAELIYKNLLKEKPLNYNYIYKLVDIYQQLEQYDDAENILTQRLSIRRNPELVVVLGYNFQLKDSIATANKLYDEAIAFVDDKPNYIYIIAKKFEDYSLSDQAIRIYEKGKTLTPDRNYSIQLARIYGDQGNVEQMFVNYVDYIHYKPNHLNNVKRSISDFISENKDNENNIHLRRLLLKKIQQNPETYWYEMLSWLYVQEKAYNKSFIQEKALYKRNPESLDRLIELAVTAQKDNDDDTAKSIFNYILEITQDPSTALTAHQYILEIDTKNADDKMLKQIDATYNNLFKTFGKSELTLPLQLAYGKFLAFNQKDTEAATTFLKKSLKLNVSKFQEAKVKLLLADILVLQEKFNEALIFYSQIQANLKNSTIAQEARFKVAKTSYYKGDFDWAESQLKILKSSTSQLIANDALDLKLLISDNKYEDSTQTALKYYAKADLFSFQNKIDDAISLLDKILEEHKGESITDQALYQQAKLYEKKKQYTKAEANYQVIIKDYGEDILIDDTLYYLAELYNNHLAKPEEAKLLYEKIIFEHQDSIYFIEARKKFRMLRGDSIN, encoded by the coding sequence ATGCAACAACGTTTCTTCATCATACTTTTTATATTTATAAGCTTTTATGGTTTCGCTCAAAACAGTGAAGAACAAGCAGAAATTTATTATAAAAAAGCGGAGTTTAAAAAAGCAGAGTTAATTTATAAAAATCTACTAAAAGAAAAACCTCTCAATTACAACTATATTTATAAGCTTGTTGACATCTATCAGCAATTAGAACAGTATGATGACGCTGAAAATATTCTTACACAACGCTTATCTATTAGAAGAAATCCGGAATTGGTTGTTGTGTTGGGTTATAACTTTCAGCTTAAAGATAGTATTGCAACGGCAAATAAACTTTATGATGAAGCTATAGCATTTGTTGATGATAAGCCCAACTATATTTATATAATCGCCAAAAAATTTGAAGATTACTCGCTATCAGATCAAGCTATTCGCATATATGAAAAAGGCAAAACTCTAACACCAGATAGAAACTACAGTATTCAATTGGCACGTATTTATGGCGATCAAGGCAATGTAGAACAAATGTTTGTAAACTACGTAGATTATATTCACTACAAACCTAATCACCTCAATAATGTTAAGCGATCTATCAGTGATTTTATTTCAGAAAATAAGGATAACGAAAACAACATCCATTTACGACGACTGCTTTTAAAAAAAATTCAGCAAAATCCAGAAACCTATTGGTATGAAATGTTAAGTTGGTTGTATGTTCAAGAAAAAGCCTATAACAAATCTTTCATTCAAGAAAAAGCACTTTACAAACGTAACCCAGAAAGTTTAGATCGCTTAATAGAATTGGCTGTCACGGCTCAAAAGGACAATGATGATGACACTGCAAAATCTATTTTCAATTACATACTTGAAATTACGCAAGACCCAAGTACGGCTTTAACGGCTCATCAGTACATTTTAGAAATCGACACTAAAAATGCTGACGATAAAATGCTAAAACAGATTGATGCCACTTACAATAACCTGTTTAAAACGTTTGGGAAATCTGAATTAACCTTACCGCTACAATTAGCCTATGGTAAATTTTTAGCCTTTAACCAAAAAGACACAGAAGCAGCCACAACATTTTTAAAGAAAAGTTTAAAGCTTAATGTTTCTAAGTTTCAAGAAGCGAAAGTAAAATTACTATTGGCTGATATTTTGGTGCTTCAAGAAAAATTTAATGAAGCTTTAATTTTCTATTCTCAGATTCAAGCCAACCTAAAAAATAGCACTATTGCTCAAGAAGCACGATTTAAAGTCGCAAAAACAAGTTATTACAAAGGTGATTTTGATTGGGCAGAATCGCAACTTAAAATTCTAAAATCATCAACATCACAATTAATTGCAAATGATGCTTTAGACTTAAAATTATTAATTTCGGATAATAAATATGAAGACAGTACGCAAACCGCATTAAAATACTATGCGAAAGCTGATTTATTTTCGTTTCAGAATAAAATTGACGATGCCATTTCTCTTTTAGACAAAATTTTAGAAGAGCACAAAGGAGAAAGTATCACAGACCAAGCTTTATATCAACAGGCAAAGCTCTATGAAAAGAAAAAACAATACACTAAGGCTGAAGCTAACTACCAAGTCATCATCAAAGATTACGGAGAGGATATTTTAATAGATGATACACTCTACTATTTAGCTGAACTTTATAACAACCACCTAGCAAAACCCGAAGAAGCCAAGCTACTCTACGAAAAAATAATATTTGAGCACCAAGACAGTATTTATTTTATTGAAGCTCGTAAGAAGTTTAGGATGTTGCGTGGTGATAGTATTAATTAG
- a CDS encoding DUF4286 family protein, whose protein sequence is MIIYNVTLNIDKSISKEWLEWIKEHIPQVLATGHFKEAKLTKVLVDDDEADTYSVQYRAHSREALNSYYDEHAERLKQDGLQRFGDKVLSFRTELEVVDEYSVTIN, encoded by the coding sequence ATGATCATATACAACGTTACCCTTAACATCGATAAAAGTATTTCCAAAGAATGGTTAGAATGGATAAAAGAGCACATTCCGCAAGTCTTAGCAACTGGTCATTTTAAAGAAGCTAAATTAACCAAAGTTTTGGTAGATGATGACGAAGCAGACACCTACTCTGTGCAATATAGAGCACATTCTAGAGAAGCTTTAAACTCATATTATGATGAGCATGCAGAGCGTTTAAAACAAGATGGATTACAACGATTTGGAGATAAAGTATTATCCTTTAGAACAGAATTGGAAGTTGTAGATGAGTATTCGGTAACGATAAATTAA
- the rsmA gene encoding 16S rRNA (adenine(1518)-N(6)/adenine(1519)-N(6))-dimethyltransferase RsmA, giving the protein MANQHQVKAKKHLGQHFLEDESIAQDIADSLSFKGYDHVLEIGPGMGVLTKYLLKKDTTLHVIEIDTESVDYLKNNYLNLADRIIEKDFLKYDLNLVFEDKPYAIIGNFPYNISSQILFKTIEQRHQIPEFSGMFQKEVAMRICSKEGSKVYGILSVLTQAFYDAEYLFTVPPTVFNPPPKVDSGVLLLKRKENFTLPCDEKLFFRVVKTGFQQRRKTLRNSLKTFNLSDNLKANTIFGQRPEQLSVSQFIELTSLIENDEN; this is encoded by the coding sequence GTGGCAAATCAACACCAAGTTAAAGCAAAAAAACATTTAGGTCAGCATTTCTTAGAAGATGAATCCATTGCACAAGATATTGCAGATAGCTTATCTTTTAAAGGCTACGATCATGTTTTAGAAATTGGACCAGGTATGGGAGTGCTTACCAAGTATCTTCTAAAAAAAGACACTACGCTTCATGTTATTGAAATAGACACAGAATCGGTTGATTATTTAAAAAACAACTATCTAAATCTTGCGGATAGAATCATAGAAAAAGACTTCTTAAAATATGACTTAAATCTTGTTTTTGAAGATAAACCTTATGCTATCATTGGTAATTTTCCATATAACATTTCGTCTCAAATATTGTTTAAGACCATAGAGCAAAGACATCAAATTCCTGAATTTTCTGGCATGTTTCAAAAGGAAGTCGCTATGCGAATTTGTTCTAAAGAAGGTTCCAAAGTTTACGGTATATTATCGGTTTTAACCCAAGCATTTTACGATGCAGAATATTTGTTTACTGTTCCTCCAACCGTTTTTAACCCACCACCCAAAGTAGATTCGGGTGTGTTATTATTAAAACGAAAAGAAAATTTTACATTACCATGCGACGAAAAATTATTCTTTAGAGTTGTAAAAACAGGTTTTCAACAACGAAGAAAAACATTACGAAACAGTTTAAAAACCTTCAATCTGTCGGATAATTTAAAAGCAAATACTATATTTGGGCAACGACCAGAGCAGCTAAGTGTTTCACAGTTTATAGAGCTTACGTCGTTAATTGAAAATGACGAAAACTAA
- the mgtE gene encoding magnesium transporter, whose product MEEIQDNIQFQLTDELIEKVEVLVEEENDKDLKALLNEYHHADIAEIIDDLDNDDAVYVIKLLDSEMTSEILMELDEDIREKILKNLSTKEIAEEVEELDTDDAADMIAELPEKRQAEVIAYIEDHEHRDEIQELLAYDEDTAGGLMAKELVKVYETWTVAGCLRRIRGQAKDVTRVHSVYVVDKQDKLIGRLSLKDLIISKSDTKIADIAKDNVDWAHVNDDVEDVAKVMAKYDLEAIPVVNDDQILVGRITIDDIIDVIREEADKDYQLAAGISQDVEADDSILKLTKARLPWLFIGMFGGLGAASIIEQFNDNMGNFIVLLSFVPLIQATAGNVGVQSSAIVVQGIANGTIDGKILKRLFKEFLLGLVNGVAISLVAILITHFIFGTPYIVSITISIALIAVIVMAALIGTFIPIFLDKRGIDPAVATGPFITTSNDVFGILIYFLIAKLILGI is encoded by the coding sequence GTGGAAGAGATCCAAGACAACATACAATTTCAGTTAACTGATGAACTTATTGAAAAGGTAGAAGTTCTTGTCGAAGAAGAAAACGACAAAGATTTAAAAGCCTTATTAAATGAGTATCACCATGCAGATATTGCCGAAATTATAGATGACTTAGATAATGATGATGCTGTTTATGTCATAAAACTTCTCGACTCTGAAATGACCTCAGAAATCCTGATGGAACTCGATGAGGATATCCGAGAAAAAATACTTAAAAATCTATCTACTAAAGAAATTGCCGAAGAGGTTGAAGAATTAGATACCGATGATGCGGCAGATATGATTGCCGAGCTTCCAGAAAAACGGCAAGCCGAAGTTATTGCGTACATAGAAGACCACGAACACAGGGACGAAATTCAAGAACTTTTAGCCTATGACGAGGATACAGCAGGTGGACTTATGGCAAAGGAGTTAGTGAAAGTTTATGAAACCTGGACAGTTGCCGGTTGTTTACGCAGAATTAGAGGGCAAGCAAAAGATGTAACAAGAGTACATTCCGTTTATGTTGTAGATAAGCAAGATAAACTCATTGGTAGATTGTCCTTAAAGGATTTAATCATTTCTAAAAGCGACACAAAAATCGCGGATATAGCTAAAGACAATGTAGATTGGGCACACGTTAATGACGATGTAGAAGATGTAGCAAAAGTAATGGCGAAATATGATTTGGAAGCCATTCCTGTAGTTAATGATGACCAAATTCTTGTAGGAAGAATTACCATTGATGATATTATAGATGTTATCCGAGAAGAAGCTGATAAAGATTACCAATTAGCCGCTGGTATTTCACAAGATGTTGAGGCCGATGATAGTATACTAAAATTGACCAAAGCAAGACTACCTTGGTTGTTTATTGGCATGTTTGGAGGTCTTGGTGCTGCCAGTATTATAGAACAGTTTAATGATAATATGGGCAATTTTATAGTGTTGCTCAGTTTTGTACCATTAATTCAAGCAACTGCCGGAAATGTTGGTGTACAATCGTCTGCTATTGTCGTTCAAGGTATCGCCAATGGGACTATTGACGGTAAAATTCTAAAACGATTATTCAAAGAATTTTTATTAGGATTAGTAAATGGAGTTGCTATTTCACTTGTTGCCATTCTTATTACACATTTTATTTTCGGAACACCGTACATCGTATCCATAACTATAAGTATTGCATTAATTGCTGTAATTGTAATGGCTGCTCTTATAGGCACCTTTATTCCTATTTTTCTAGATAAAAGAGGAATCGATCCTGCCGTTGCAACCGGACCTTTTATAACCACAAGTAATGACGTTTTTGGAATATTAATTTACTTTCTAATTGCTAAATTAATTCTTGGTATTTAA